A single genomic interval of Daucus carota subsp. sativus chromosome 1, DH1 v3.0, whole genome shotgun sequence harbors:
- the LOC108222054 gene encoding photosynthetic NDH subunit of lumenal location 3, chloroplastic, giving the protein MEFKGSANRIRKCASELMSIGDDLMDDSESWEFVGKDLQLKSTLLYCDFDKVISGASKDLKSSLTELANRLFWAIEELDLAVKVQSIQQAQNRFSDLALVLEEVIETELMPPLVASSDATDDDSTDDD; this is encoded by the exons ATGGAGTTCAAGGGCAGTGCTAATAGAATTCGAAAGTGTGCAAGTGAATTAATGTCAATTGGCGATGACTTGATGGATGATAGTGAGTCATGGGAATTTGTTGGGAAAGATCTTCAGCTCAAATCGACGTTATTGTATTGTGACTTCGACAAAGTGATATCTGGTGCTTCAAAGGATCTAAAGAGCTCTCTCACTGAACTTGCAAATAGGTTGTTTTGGGCAATTGAAgag TTGGATTTAGCGGTGAAAGTTCAGAGTATCCAGCAAGCACAAAATAGATTTAGTGACCTTGCTCTTGTTTTGGAAGAAGTTATTGAGACTGAACTCATGCCTCCGCTCGTGGCTTCAAGTGATGCGACTGATGATGACTCGACAGATGATGACTaa